One window from the genome of Bacteroidota bacterium encodes:
- a CDS encoding T9SS type A sorting domain-containing protein, whose product MIKRISTFIGLILISLSVYSQTSPFNIQIEPLNISGLGGLQAFAYGQENGKWLIIGGRLDGLHRRQPFASFDVAGNNNQLIVVDPVSQQKWDAPLTSLPIALQEQLSSTNMEFHQDGKYLYIIGGYGYNAQTASRKTFDNLTAIDVPAVINAIISGNSFTTYFRQISDIQFAVTGGHLKKINNTYYLVGGNKFDGNYNPMGNPTYTQVYTDAIRKFNLIDDDINLSINHLPTITDPINLHRRDYNAVQQIMPDGAEGITAFSGVFQPTIDLPFLNCVNIDSTGYTVNNAFQQYYNHYHCAVLPLYSNSNNEMHNVFFGGIAQYYDSSGILVQDNDVPFVNTIARVTRNSSGSMAEYKLPVEMPGLLGAGAEFIPQRNVPHYSNEVFKLDEFSSDTTLVGYIYGGISSTAANIFFTNTGNQSSASSQIFKVFVIKNSSVGMHNLNIQSTGTLKLQVLPNPNDGIFVVKFNLDKISETTFSIYSLNGEIKDRIILTNLTVGENSFRKKVESLKLGGTYFLTIETPYEKATQKIIITP is encoded by the coding sequence ATGATAAAGCGAATTTCAACATTCATTGGACTGATTTTAATCAGCCTATCAGTTTACTCACAAACATCACCTTTTAATATTCAAATCGAACCATTGAATATTTCAGGACTTGGCGGATTGCAGGCGTTTGCATACGGCCAGGAAAATGGTAAATGGTTAATAATAGGTGGGCGACTGGATGGTCTTCACCGAAGACAGCCTTTTGCTTCTTTTGATGTTGCAGGGAATAATAATCAATTAATTGTTGTTGACCCTGTATCTCAACAAAAATGGGATGCGCCGCTAACGAGTCTTCCTATTGCATTACAGGAACAATTAAGTTCAACCAATATGGAATTTCATCAGGATGGAAAGTATTTGTATATCATCGGTGGTTACGGATATAACGCACAAACGGCTTCAAGAAAAACGTTTGACAATCTAACTGCAATCGATGTTCCAGCTGTGATCAATGCAATTATTTCAGGAAATTCATTCACAACTTATTTCCGACAAATTTCGGACATTCAGTTTGCTGTAACAGGCGGGCATTTGAAAAAAATAAATAATACCTACTATCTCGTTGGCGGAAACAAATTTGATGGCAATTACAATCCAATGGGAAATCCAACCTATACTCAAGTCTATACAGACGCAATTCGGAAATTTAATTTGATTGATGATGATATAAACCTTTCGATCAATCACCTTCCTACTATTACCGATCCGATCAATCTACACCGAAGAGATTATAATGCAGTCCAGCAAATAATGCCCGATGGCGCAGAAGGTATTACAGCCTTTTCCGGTGTATTTCAACCAACGATTGATTTACCATTCTTGAATTGCGTAAACATTGACAGCACGGGATATACTGTTAATAATGCATTTCAACAATATTACAATCACTATCATTGTGCCGTATTGCCACTCTATTCAAATTCAAATAACGAAATGCATAATGTATTTTTTGGAGGCATTGCACAATACTATGATAGCTCAGGAATTTTAGTCCAAGACAATGATGTTCCCTTTGTAAATACAATTGCCCGTGTAACAAGAAATTCGAGTGGATCAATGGCTGAATACAAATTACCGGTTGAAATGCCCGGGCTCCTGGGTGCCGGTGCTGAGTTTATTCCACAAAGAAATGTCCCACATTATAGCAATGAAGTGTTCAAATTGGATGAATTCTCTTCTGATACAACCTTAGTTGGATATATCTATGGCGGAATAAGTAGCACAGCGGCTAATATCTTTTTCACAAATACAGGAAATCAAAGTAGCGCAAGTAGTCAGATCTTCAAAGTTTTTGTAATCAAAAATTCATCAGTCGGAATGCATAATCTGAATATACAAAGTACAGGGACATTGAAGTTGCAAGTTTTGCCTAATCCAAATGATGGAATCTTTGTCGTGAAATTCAATCTGGACAAAATTTCAGAGACAACTTTCTCAATATATAGTCTGAATGGAGAAATAAAAGATCGAATAATTTTAACTAATTTAACAGTCGGTGAAAATTCATTCCGGAAAAAAGTTGAAAGTCTGAAGTTAGGAGGCACTTATTTCCTAACCATTGAAACGCCTTATGAAAAAGCGACTCAGAAAATAATTATCACGCCATAG
- a CDS encoding T9SS type A sorting domain-containing protein: protein MNFRNYTLIIFFLISNSINAQKYGNVWHFGDQAGIDFKSCKAEAFISSSITGFEGCAAICDNNGNILFYTNSDVVWNKTNSVMSNGNLISSSGSLSQVLIIPQPGSTTIFYIITTKIQASGNLTMQYHTIDMLQNSGLGEVVSSNNVMTTWNITEQVAATTHANGTDIWVMTHEYGTDKFLSFLVTSGGINLTPIISSIGPTHVSCTSNINSRGEIKFSPDGSMVAFNGNGVGNNSLTNILALFDFDNATGIVSNAINLPYSNGEFGLSFSPDNSKLYGSTWKAFAFGAGEYNYIYQFDLSSGNPNSIINSKVIIDSVATNSIYGSMKIGPDGKIYVARMNAQYVGVINEPNLVGVACNYVSNGFYLDGKICKYGLNNYIEYQTYCTPATSIDQVNAESNLISIFPNPVSEKTKIKIKVELKKATMIVFNSLNQEISRIVNVSGNQFEFDSNNLPAGLYYILLIEDNSEIARNKFVKVE from the coding sequence ATGAACTTTAGAAATTACACATTAATTATATTCTTCTTAATTTCTAATTCAATAAATGCACAGAAATACGGCAATGTCTGGCATTTTGGTGATCAGGCAGGAATAGATTTTAAATCCTGTAAAGCAGAAGCGTTTATAAGTAGTTCAATCACCGGTTTTGAAGGATGTGCTGCAATTTGTGATAATAACGGGAATATTTTGTTTTATACAAATTCTGATGTAGTTTGGAATAAAACGAATTCTGTAATGTCGAATGGAAACCTGATCTCCAGCAGTGGGTCGTTAAGTCAGGTTCTAATAATTCCCCAACCCGGATCAACAACTATCTTTTACATTATCACTACAAAAATTCAAGCAAGTGGAAATTTAACGATGCAATATCATACAATTGATATGCTTCAGAATTCAGGACTTGGTGAAGTTGTAAGTAGCAATAATGTAATGACAACCTGGAACATCACTGAACAGGTTGCTGCAACAACTCATGCAAATGGAACAGATATCTGGGTTATGACTCATGAGTATGGAACGGATAAGTTTCTTTCATTTCTTGTTACTTCGGGTGGAATTAATCTGACTCCAATTATTTCTTCAATTGGACCAACGCATGTTTCCTGCACTTCTAATATTAATTCAAGAGGAGAGATAAAATTTTCACCGGATGGAAGTATGGTTGCATTCAATGGAAATGGAGTTGGTAATAATAGTTTGACTAATATTCTTGCGCTTTTTGATTTCGACAATGCGACAGGAATAGTTTCCAATGCAATTAATCTACCCTATAGCAATGGTGAATTCGGTTTGTCTTTTTCCCCTGATAATTCAAAACTTTATGGCTCTACCTGGAAAGCATTTGCCTTTGGAGCAGGAGAGTATAATTATATTTATCAATTCGATCTTTCATCCGGAAACCCAAATTCTATTATCAATTCAAAAGTAATTATTGATTCAGTAGCAACAAATTCGATCTATGGCTCAATGAAAATTGGTCCGGACGGGAAAATTTATGTTGCAAGAATGAACGCTCAATATGTTGGTGTGATAAATGAGCCAAATCTTGTAGGAGTCGCTTGTAATTATGTGAGTAATGGATTCTATCTGGATGGAAAAATTTGTAAGTACGGATTGAATAATTATATCGAATACCAAACTTATTGCACACCGGCAACAAGTATCGATCAAGTGAATGCAGAAAGTAATCTTATTTCAATTTTTCCAAATCCGGTTTCTGAAAAAACAAAAATTAAAATTAAGGTTGAGTTGAAAAAAGCAACAATGATAGTATTCAATTCACTTAATCAAGAGATTTCAAGAATTGTGAATGTTTCAGGAAACCAATTTGAATTTGACAGCAATAATCTGCCTGCAGGATTGTATTATATTTTACTGATTGAAGATAACTCTGAAATAGCAAGAAATAAATTTGTTAAAGTAGAATGA
- a CDS encoding PAS domain-containing protein, with the protein MIPENTLHSNTGEFALSIADHISAMIAYWDKDLICRFANNAYVEWFGKTKEEMIDRMHISELLGPIYEKNLPYIKGALSGEKQLFEREIPTPDGKGIRHSLATYLPEIINDEVKGFFVHVADVSYIKNLEKELIISKRNFLRQAIETEENEKRYLVEILRESINQKLAVCKMMLPRAQNKNQVSDSDKDLSSLLVETINDINKLCQNLTPTEIEILGLRESIELYCQRFSSEKNLLIDLNISGDDIERIAIKDKLSVFRIIQYFFFILQESPASTAIEVTIIYLDSKTKITFSTDTKIDLNLNSKEYNSILCRIDYYSGNIFESFNDNIYILEIELSFS; encoded by the coding sequence ATGATACCCGAAAATACTTTACATAGTAATACCGGTGAATTTGCTTTGTCAATCGCAGACCACATTTCTGCCATGATAGCCTACTGGGATAAAGACCTGATCTGCCGGTTCGCAAATAATGCATATGTTGAATGGTTTGGGAAAACCAAAGAGGAAATGATTGACCGGATGCATATCAGCGAATTGCTGGGGCCGATATATGAAAAGAATCTGCCATACATAAAAGGCGCATTATCCGGAGAAAAGCAATTATTCGAAAGAGAAATACCAACTCCTGATGGTAAGGGTATCAGACATTCTCTGGCCACCTATCTCCCGGAAATTATCAATGATGAAGTGAAAGGATTTTTTGTGCATGTCGCTGATGTAAGCTACATCAAGAATCTGGAAAAAGAATTAATAATTTCAAAAAGAAATTTCCTGCGCCAGGCAATAGAAACTGAAGAAAACGAAAAGCGGTACCTTGTAGAGATTTTAAGAGAGAGTATAAATCAAAAGCTGGCTGTATGCAAAATGATGCTTCCGAGAGCGCAAAACAAAAACCAGGTTTCTGACTCCGACAAAGACTTAAGTTCCCTCCTGGTTGAAACAATCAATGACATCAATAAATTGTGTCAGAATCTGACTCCAACTGAAATTGAAATTTTGGGATTAAGGGAATCCATTGAACTGTATTGTCAAAGATTTTCTTCCGAAAAAAATCTCTTAATAGATCTCAATATTTCCGGAGACGACATTGAAAGAATTGCAATCAAAGATAAGCTGTCAGTATTCAGAATAATTCAATACTTTTTTTTCATTCTTCAGGAAAGTCCGGCATCAACTGCAATTGAGGTCACTATTATTTATCTGGATTCAAAAACAAAGATCACTTTTTCGACAGACACTAAAATAGATCTGAACTTAAATTCAAAAGAATACAATTCAATTTTATGCAGGATTGATTATTACTCGGGTAATATCTTTGAATCATTTAATGATAATATATATATATTAGAAATAGAATTATCATTTTCCTGA
- a CDS encoding T9SS type A sorting domain-containing protein, which translates to MKNIILLIGVFACNFSYAQLSADFSCVGVGYDGCCGNGFHDLSSSGTNPITSWYWDFGNGETSSDQHPYCVCYENIGFYTVCLTITDAFGNSNQHCKPNYIQRDSTRSRCIITAGISELNESDFTIFQNYASDEFYIQTNLSEKLQFTLIDCLSKPVLQNSFSKILNINLTTISSGIYIYILRSKDGRYLTGKLLKQ; encoded by the coding sequence ATGAAAAATATTATATTATTAATCGGAGTATTCGCTTGCAATTTTTCCTACGCACAGCTTAGTGCAGATTTCTCATGTGTAGGGGTGGGATATGATGGATGTTGTGGCAATGGATTTCACGATTTATCCAGTTCAGGGACAAATCCAATAACATCATGGTATTGGGATTTTGGAAATGGTGAAACAAGTAGTGATCAACATCCATATTGTGTCTGCTATGAAAATATAGGATTCTACACTGTTTGCTTAACAATAACAGACGCATTTGGAAATAGTAATCAACATTGCAAGCCAAATTATATACAACGTGACTCGACCAGGTCACGCTGTATTATTACCGCTGGTATATCTGAACTTAACGAATCAGATTTTACAATATTCCAAAATTATGCTTCTGATGAATTTTACATTCAAACAAACCTTAGCGAAAAATTACAATTTACTTTAATTGATTGTTTATCAAAACCAGTACTCCAAAATAGTTTCAGTAAAATCTTGAATATTAATTTAACAACAATCTCTTCGGGAATCTACATTTATATTCTCAGATCAAAAGACGGTAGATATTTAACAGGAAAGTTACTTAAGCAATAA
- a CDS encoding Crp/Fnr family transcriptional regulator — MKNILPLSDSSFSELEKLFKEISFEKDEVFVKVGQRNNSEYIIVEGYCRSFLLNPEGEEITLSFYKTNSVLSPHIIRTKNNQSLFNLQALTKLHLIEFDSDQFLNLMIQNLEIRNFGNSILLNELIKKTEKEISLASLSAKDRLINFRNEYSLLENLIPHSIIASYLGITNVSLSRLRKEILKG; from the coding sequence ATGAAAAACATTTTACCGCTTTCGGATAGTTCATTTTCTGAATTAGAAAAATTATTCAAAGAAATTTCCTTTGAAAAAGATGAAGTATTCGTTAAGGTAGGACAAAGAAATAATTCAGAATACATCATAGTTGAAGGTTACTGCAGAAGTTTTCTTCTAAATCCTGAAGGCGAAGAAATAACACTATCGTTTTATAAAACAAATTCCGTTTTATCACCACATATTATAAGAACAAAAAACAATCAATCACTTTTCAATTTACAGGCTTTAACAAAATTACATTTGATCGAATTCGACAGTGATCAGTTTTTAAATCTTATGATTCAGAATCTTGAAATAAGAAATTTTGGAAATTCAATTTTATTAAATGAACTGATTAAAAAGACAGAGAAAGAAATCTCATTGGCATCTTTGTCGGCGAAGGACAGGCTAATAAATTTCAGAAATGAATATAGTTTATTGGAGAATTTGATTCCTCATTCAATAATTGCCTCTTATCTGGGAATTACAAATGTATCGCTAAGTCGTTTAAGAAAAGAAATTTTGAAAGGCTGA
- a CDS encoding MFS transporter gives MKSTITNHLSTKKTIPSLSENTFLRYLNFVALYVAQGIPEGMTLFGIPAWMAMNGKTPGEIGAFVAAFGLPWSFKIIVAPMMDRFTYLPMGRRRPWVLFGQIGLMISFIAMAFVPDPLNNLNLLMIAGFAVGFFGSFQDVATDGMAIDIVPIHQQARANGMMWGAKIIGTSASLAIGSWLINAYGFTTSILMLAVAVSIIMLAPLFLRERPGEKLLPWTKGKASVETQKMQLHNWSVIFKSLFKVFTLRNSLLLAFVLFVTQTAFNLIATLLPIFTVQELGWTNITYSQFFATASLIGGIGGMLIGGFLIDKFGKKRMLNIYFALLITINIALAFLQKYWSQTWFISGFMIIYQIFYVFTCIGLFANAMEFCWKKVSASQFTLYMTIGNLGRIAGAKLIGPIKTNFTWEYTILSFTIIFAIAWLIFQLIHVGKHAEKLNNLELKDSESLVPLPLI, from the coding sequence ATGAAATCAACGATTACAAATCACTTGAGTACAAAAAAAACCATCCCATCCCTTTCCGAAAACACATTTTTAAGATATCTCAACTTCGTTGCTTTATATGTAGCACAAGGAATTCCTGAAGGCATGACCTTATTTGGGATCCCTGCATGGATGGCGATGAATGGAAAAACACCCGGAGAGATCGGAGCTTTTGTCGCTGCCTTTGGGTTACCGTGGAGTTTCAAAATAATAGTTGCTCCGATGATGGACCGATTTACATATTTACCAATGGGCCGTCGCCGGCCATGGGTTTTATTTGGACAGATTGGATTAATGATCAGTTTTATTGCAATGGCATTTGTTCCGGATCCATTAAACAATTTAAATCTCCTGATGATTGCCGGATTTGCAGTTGGCTTTTTCGGATCGTTTCAGGATGTTGCAACAGATGGAATGGCAATTGACATTGTTCCTATTCATCAACAGGCAAGAGCAAACGGAATGATGTGGGGTGCAAAAATTATAGGCACCTCGGCATCACTTGCAATTGGAAGCTGGCTGATTAACGCATATGGTTTTACCACTTCAATTCTGATGCTTGCTGTTGCAGTCAGCATTATCATGCTTGCACCTTTATTTTTAAGAGAACGACCGGGAGAAAAACTTTTGCCATGGACAAAAGGAAAAGCATCGGTCGAAACACAGAAGATGCAGTTGCATAACTGGAGTGTCATCTTTAAATCACTTTTCAAAGTATTTACACTTCGCAATAGTTTACTACTTGCATTTGTACTATTCGTTACACAAACAGCATTCAATTTGATTGCAACTTTGCTTCCGATCTTTACAGTACAGGAACTCGGCTGGACGAATATCACCTACTCTCAATTCTTTGCAACTGCAAGTCTGATCGGTGGAATTGGTGGAATGTTAATTGGTGGATTTTTAATAGACAAATTCGGCAAAAAAAGAATGCTGAATATTTACTTTGCATTATTGATCACTATAAACATTGCACTGGCATTTCTTCAAAAATACTGGAGTCAGACCTGGTTTATCAGCGGATTCATGATCATTTACCAGATCTTCTATGTATTCACATGCATTGGTTTGTTTGCAAATGCTATGGAATTCTGCTGGAAAAAAGTTTCCGCCAGTCAATTTACTTTATATATGACGATTGGAAATCTCGGCCGCATTGCAGGTGCAAAATTAATTGGACCCATCAAAACAAATTTCACATGGGAATATACTATTTTATCATTCACAATAATCTTTGCAATCGCCTGGCTGATCTTTCAACTCATTCATGTAGGTAAACATGCAGAAAAATTAAACAATCTGGAATTGAAAGATTCAGAAAGTCTGGTTCCTTTGCCTTTAATTTAA
- a CDS encoding M28 family peptidase yields MRYTILVIANFFSISGKAQDLEFGRKIVDTLSSEVFWGRGYTKDGMKTAGNFLAQQFSEYKLLPMKGKNYYQEYSFSVNTFPGKMELTINDVKLVPGKDFILAAESKGFSGSGNLVQVDSVSFVDKSSRLIIKLEEKLTMDVSQEVGDLTIIKILKSSINKLPNSYKINIENVFRKKFEATNICGFVNGIIVPDSFLLITAHYDHLGGLGSDTYFPGANDNASGVALLLNLARFYAKNPQRYSIGFILFSGEEAGLVGSKYFTENPLIPLNKIRFLTNTDLAGTGIDGITVVNASEFPQEFKILQNVNSEYQLLKAVNSRGKAANSDHYFFTEKGVPSFFFYTLGGISYYHDIYDKSETLPLNEHEDLFKLLVSFNKKLMGAE; encoded by the coding sequence ATACGGTATACTATTCTGGTAATTGCCAACTTTTTTTCAATTTCAGGAAAGGCACAGGATTTAGAATTTGGGAGAAAAATTGTTGACACACTAAGCAGTGAAGTTTTCTGGGGGCGCGGCTATACCAAAGACGGAATGAAGACAGCAGGTAATTTTCTGGCTCAACAATTTTCGGAATACAAATTGCTTCCGATGAAAGGTAAAAATTACTATCAGGAGTACTCTTTTTCTGTAAATACATTTCCCGGGAAAATGGAGTTAACAATTAATGATGTAAAATTAGTTCCCGGAAAAGATTTTATTCTTGCAGCAGAAAGTAAAGGCTTTTCCGGATCAGGAAATCTTGTTCAGGTAGATTCTGTTTCCTTTGTAGATAAAAGTAGCAGGTTAATTATAAAACTAGAAGAGAAACTGACAATGGATGTTTCGCAGGAAGTTGGCGATCTTACAATTATTAAGATTTTAAAATCATCAATCAATAAATTACCCAATTCATATAAGATAAATATTGAAAATGTATTTCGTAAAAAATTTGAAGCAACTAATATTTGTGGTTTTGTTAATGGAATTATAGTTCCTGATTCATTTTTACTGATTACTGCTCACTATGATCATCTCGGAGGTCTTGGCTCAGACACATATTTCCCCGGAGCAAATGATAATGCAAGTGGTGTTGCGCTTCTTCTGAATCTCGCCAGATTCTATGCAAAAAATCCACAGCGTTATAGTATCGGATTTATCTTGTTTTCAGGTGAAGAAGCCGGATTAGTAGGATCAAAATATTTTACAGAAAATCCGCTGATCCCCTTAAATAAAATAAGGTTTCTGACAAATACAGATCTGGCAGGTACCGGCATAGATGGAATAACAGTAGTAAATGCATCAGAGTTTCCTCAAGAGTTCAAAATACTCCAAAATGTAAATTCAGAGTATCAATTATTAAAGGCTGTAAATTCCAGAGGCAAAGCTGCTAATAGTGACCACTATTTTTTTACTGAGAAAGGTGTTCCTTCCTTTTTCTTCTACACATTAGGTGGTATAAGTTACTATCATGATATTTATGACAAGAGCGAAACACTGCCATTGAATGAACATGAAGACTTGTTTAAACTTCTTGTGTCGTTTAATAAAAAACTAATGGGAGCAGAATGA